A stretch of the Candidatus Dependentiae bacterium genome encodes the following:
- the prfB gene encoding peptide chain release factor 2, with translation MLIDELKETLKNLEPDINAIKLFWQNSKNNEKFESLEKEINQENFWQNTKRIEISKEHQNLKTLKDNFNEIINLYTETIELLDLFAQNEEELLKLKPEINSFVKKVTKFKLELLLNKPDDSSNCFLNINSGAGGTESQDWANMLLRMYVRFCERENFKIDVLDYQSGEEAGIKSASLYIKGKNAYGFLKCENGIHRLVRISPFDANKRRHTSFAAITVTPEVEEEAIKIDEEDLRIDTYKSGGAGGQHVNKTESAIRITHIPSGIVVQCQSERSQAQNKQTAMKMLMAKLVEKQKEEQEAKEKSVEKKKIEWGSQIRSYVLHPYKMVKDLRTDCESPQPDLILDGDLMPMIEKYLVKFN, from the coding sequence ATGTTAATAGATGAATTAAAAGAAACTCTTAAAAATTTAGAACCCGATATTAACGCCATAAAACTTTTTTGGCAAAATTCCAAAAATAACGAAAAATTCGAATCATTGGAAAAAGAAATTAATCAAGAAAATTTTTGGCAAAATACCAAACGAATCGAAATATCAAAAGAACACCAAAATTTAAAAACATTAAAAGATAATTTTAATGAAATAATAAATTTATACACTGAAACCATAGAACTTTTGGATTTATTCGCCCAAAACGAAGAAGAACTTTTAAAATTAAAACCGGAAATAAATAGCTTTGTAAAAAAAGTAACCAAATTCAAACTAGAATTGTTATTAAATAAACCTGATGATTCAAGTAACTGTTTTTTAAATATCAATTCAGGTGCCGGAGGCACAGAGTCTCAAGACTGGGCAAATATGCTTTTGCGCATGTATGTAAGATTTTGCGAAAGAGAAAATTTTAAAATTGACGTTTTAGATTACCAATCAGGTGAGGAAGCCGGTATAAAATCTGCATCTTTATATATAAAAGGCAAAAATGCTTACGGATTTTTAAAGTGCGAAAATGGAATTCACAGATTGGTACGAATTTCACCTTTTGATGCAAATAAAAGAAGACATACATCTTTTGCTGCCATAACTGTAACCCCTGAAGTTGAAGAAGAAGCAATTAAAATAGATGAAGAAGATTTACGAATTGATACTTACAAATCAGGTGGAGCCGGTGGACAACATGTAAATAAAACAGAATCTGCAATACGAATTACACATATACCGTCTGGAATTGTTGTTCAATGCCAAAGTGAACGTTCACAAGCACAAAATAAACAAACTGCCATGAAAATGCTTATGGCAAAACTTGTGGAAAAACAAAAAGAAGAGCAAGAAGCAAAAGAAAAATCTGTAGAAAAAAAGAAGATTGAATGGGGTTCTCAGATACGATCTTACGTTTTACATCCATACAAAATGGTTAAAGATTTAAGAACTGATT